The Pseudoalteromonas translucida KMM 520 genome segment CTTATAATCAAGTGGTTTCAGATATAGCGACCTTTAGAGCGCTAGAGCAAGCGGTTATATCTGCCGAAAGTGCACTTAAAGCAACTGAAGCAGGTTTTGAAGTAGGTACTCGTACTATTGTTGATGTACTTGTTAGTACACAAAACTTGTACAATGCAAAACGTAACCTTGCCAATGTTCGCTACCGCTATGTGGTATCTACGCTGCGCTTAAAACAAGCAACAGGAACACTTACAAATGCTGACTTAATGGCGATTAATAAAGGTTTAAACGCAATTTAACACAGCTTAGTGTCCCGTCCTGAAATAGGTTGACGGTTTTAATTAAAAGCCAGCATTTTGCTGGCTTTTTGTGTTTTATAGCGCTTAGCGTTAAACTAGCGTTTTTATTATTAGAGAATTTTTTTGTGGTTACCTCATCTCCTTTTAAAATATCTTTTTTGGGTCCTCGTTACTGGTTAACTTGGGTGGGTGTTTTCTTTTTATATTTAATTTCGTGGCTACCACAAAAGCTACAACTAGCAATGGGCAAGCAACTTGGCCGATTAGTGCATAAATATATGAAACGACGCCGCCATATTGCTGAGGTAAATATAAAACACTGCTTCCCAGATATGAGCGAAGCAGATCAACAAGCATTAGTATTAAAAAACATGGAAAATACCGGAATGGCCATGGTCGAAACTGGTATGGCATGGTGGTGGCCAAAGTGGCGAGTGCAAAAAGCTTACGGGTCAATTAAAGGGCTTGAACACTTTGAGCGCATTCAAGCGTCGGGCAAAGGCGTGTTAATGCTAGTCCCGCATATTTTGCATCTTGAAATGGCGAGCCGTGTAATGGGATTAAAATACCAAGGTTTAGGCTTTTATCGCCCGCACAACAATGCGCTTATGGAATACTTTACTACCAATGGTCGCTTGCGCTCTAACGAATATTTAATTGGCCGAAAAGACGTAAAAGGTTTATTAAAAGCACTTAAAAACAAAAAAATATGTTACTACTTACCTGATCAAGATTACGGTCGTAAGCATTGTGAGTTTGTGCCTTTTTATGCCGTCCCCGATACAGCAACAACCACAGGAACGCTAATGTTCGCAGCCAGCAAACACTGTGAAACAGTTAGTTTAGTTAGCCGTCGCGACGAACACGGTAAATACCACTTAGAGGTATTACCTGAACTTGAAAACTTCCCCAGTGGCGACAACAGAGCCGACGTCACTCGTGTTAACCAACGTATAGAGCAAGCAATTAATGCCGCTCCTGAGCAATATATGTGGCTACACCGCCGTTTTAAAACACGCCCCGATGAAAATAGCGCTTCTTTTTATTAAAAGTAGTGGTATAACAATAGACAATAAAAATAAAAATGAGTATCAACTATGTGGTTCTGGGTTAAACATTTATCACTGGCTGCGGGGCTAATAATTCTCGCAGTCTACTTTTTATTAGGTGATGGTCCAGTATTTGATTTTAAAGAATCAAACAATGCAGCGGCGCAAGGATTAAGCCGGTTTTACTCATCAATTCGTAATAAAGTGAGCGACGAGCAAGGTAAGTTTGTATTGCAGCTTAAAAAGCCAGAACAAACTCTCGATCTTGTTTTAGCTGAGCGCATGCGTATTGTTGAACCGATTCCAAAAACCTGGAAGGGCAGAGTTGAACCTCGACGCTTTGAAAACGGATCAACACTAAAAAAGGCGTTATCGCAATATGCCAGTAATGAAGGCATAGAGCTATATTGGTATTTAAGTAAAGATTACGTCGTTAAAGATCATTTTAGAGTAGACAGCAATTTCATTTCTACCTTGTATCAAGTAGGGCGTGCAATTAACGACGACTTTGAAAACGAAGTATACACTTACTTATGCCATAAACAGCGCGCGGCCGTAATTACTGAACTACCTTCTGAATTTGTTCGCACTAACTGCTTACAGCTTAAAACTTGAACTTAATAATTAGCACTTTGATACTCACTTGAGTATCAAAGTGACGCGCGCTAACTTAATTCAAATACGGTTTGCCAAATTGTAGTTACGTTTTTAATGTCATCACTAAATTGTGCTCGCTCTGTGCGGCGCCCTTGCTGATCTAAACTCAACACATGATAGCGCGAACGGTAATTAATGTACGCCTGAATTAATTGCTGCTTTTGCGCCTTAGTAATGCAGCCAAGCTTTGCAGCATCAGTTAAAATTCTGACATTATCGGAATACACACATAACTCTTCAAATTGTTGCGCATAATTTAGCACTAGGTACTGAGTAATAAATTCAATATCTGTCATTGCGCCAACATCTTGTTTTAAATCAAATTGCTGCTCATTTCCTGTTGCTAAATGTTCACGCATTTTTTCACGCATTTTTATGACATCGTCTTTAAGCACTTTTGTATCGCGTGGCTGGCACAGTATATTTTTACGAATTTGCGCAAAACGCTCAACAAATTCAGCTTGCCCTAAAATCAGCCTCGCTCGTACTAGCGCTTGATGCTCCCATGTCCATGCTTGTGTTTGTTGGTAATGATTAAAACTCTCTAGGTTAATTGCCAACAACCCCGATGCCCCCTCAGGGCGTAGTCGTGTATCAAGCTCATATAAAATACCCGAGGCGGTACGGGTATTAAATAAATGCATTAAACGTTGCGCCAATTTTAAATAAAATTGCCTTGAGTCTATTGGCTTTACACCATTAGTTTGGCTGCTGCCATCGTGGTTATGTACAAATACTAAATCTAAATCAGAGTCATAACCCACTTCAAAGCCACCGGTTTTACCATAGGCAATAACCGCAAAGCCTTTGCTTTCGTCGTTAGTACCAGGTGGCATACCAAAGCGTTTTACACAGTTGTGCCATGCAATATTAACGGCCTGATCAACAATCGCCTCCGCCAGTGCCGTTAAATGATCGCTCACCTTCATTACATCCATAACATCGGTGGCATCGGCAGCGGCAATACGTAACTGATGCGTTTGTTTAAACTGCCGTAACGCTTCCATTTGCATTTCTAAGTCGTCGGGCTCAATACGTAAAAAATACTGCCTAATTTCGTCTTTATAGGCGCTTAAAGGTGTTGGCTTATAAAGTACTGCGGGGTCTATTAGCTCATCAAGCAAAATAGGGTAAAGCGAAATATGCTCACCTATCCATTTACTATAACAACACAATAATACTAACTGCTTTAAGGCGCCTGGATTTTCGTATAACAGCTCTAAATAGGCGGTACGCGAAATTATTTTATTGAGTATTTGGCAAATAACATTAAATGTTTCGGCAGTGGCATTAAAGTCGTTCATTTGTTTGAGTAAAACCGGCATTAATTTATCAAGAATATTACGCCCTCGATTACCCACTTTTGCTTTAGATATACGTTGTTTAAAGTCGTGTAGTGGTGTTTGCCAATCTTCCCTGGGATCATTTAAAAAACTCACATCTCCATGATCCCAAGCGCTAATAAATGCGCCTTCGCACGTATCTAGCGGTTCGGTTTCCTCTCCTATTACATGATTAAACTCATTATGAATTTGCCCCATTACATGCTCTAAATAGCTTAACGTAGCGCTAAAGTCGGGCTGATTGAGTAAATAATTTAAACGTTGCTGATTTAGCTCCTCATCCGGGAGGGTTTGCGTTTGTTGGTCATCAAATATTTGTAGGTACTGCTCAACTTTACGCAGGTACAAGTAGTTTTTTTGCAGATCTTTTGCTTCAAGATCATCAATTACTTGACTTAAACTAAGCTCTTTAAGGGCATGTAATAATGATTGAGTTTGCAAATTAGCCTCTCGCCCACCACGTACCATTTGTAGCGCTTGTACAATAAATTCAACTTCTCGTATTCCGCCTGCACCTAATTTTATATTATTGGTTAGGCGCTTACGACGTACTTCTTGAGCAATCATCAATTTCATTTTTCGCAGCGACTCAATCACCGAAAAATCTATATAGCGTCTATATACAAACGGCTTTAATAACTGGTTAAACTCGTTAAAATAAATGTTAGGCGTGCCAATTAAGCGCCCTTTTAACATGGCATAACGTTCCCAATCACGGCCTTGCTCTTGGTAGTAATCTTCAATTGCATTAAAGCTCATAACTAACGGGCCACTTTCACCAAAAGGTCGCAGTCGCATATCTACTCTAAATACTTGGCCGTCAACAGTCACTTGATTAAGTGCGGTTATTAACTTTTGTGCCACTTTGGTATAAAACACTTGGGCTTCGAGCGAGCGACGCCCGCCTTGGGTTTTAATATTGCGAGGATAGGCAAAAATAAGATCTATATCTGATGAGTAGTTCAGCTCTTGCCCGCCAAGCTTACCCATTCCTAACACCATTAAAGGTAATGGCTGACCTTGTTCATTTAAAGGCTCGCCATTGGTTTTTGCCACTTGTGTATAAGCCCACTGATTTGCACTTTCTATTAGGTTATCTGCTAATTGGCTTACATACTTGATACTGTCGGCAATTGGGTTGTCGCAACATAAATCTAAAAAAGCCACTTTAAGCCAGTACTTTTCTCGGTATTGCCGCAGTAATCTATGGCAATCGCGCTCATCAATATCATTTAGCTCTAAGTCAATAAAAGGAGCAACAACCACCCTATTTTTAATTTCGGTGTTACACAGTAACCAGTTTTTTAGCTCAGGTTGCGATGTTAAACAACGCCATGCAAAGTCACTCAAGGCTAATAACCGTACTAGTGCTAGTTCTTGCTTTTGTTGTGGATAAAGCTGTTCGAAGCGTGTTTCGCCAAGTTTTTGTAATTGAATGGGAAGCTGCTTTACATTACTCATCAATACTCTCTTTTATATCATCAATAACCGTACTAGAATGATTAAAAACCTATTAAGGTAAATACTACTTAGGAAAACCATGTCATATTTGTCATTATCTAACACTAGTTTACTTGCGATTGCTATTAGTTTTATTGTTATTTGCGTGATCATAATGAGCTTAAGAATAATCACTCAACTAAAAGCAAAACAAGCGCTTAAAGATGAGTTAGCGCAGCATGATAACTTTGCAATGGGGATTAGTTTTGCCTCAGAAATATCGGTAGTGATTGCCTCAGTAGCATTTTTATTTGATGAAATAAGTATAAGCACTGCGCAATCGAATCCATTAAAAGTGATTTTTTTAATCGTTTTATTATTTTTATTTATTAAAGTAGGTCACTTAATTCATCGTAAATGGATTTTGCATCGTTTTAATGAAGAAGCCGCTATTTTAAAACAAAATGTCTGCGCCGCACTGGTCGACTCAGGTATGTTAATTGCCAACTGTATTATTACTTTAGGGCTTTATACTTGGACTCACACTCAAGGTTTTAGCAGCTTACTCATTGCCTTTGTAAGTTTTTTTGTACTACAAGGCATGTTTGCTTTTGATAGTAAAATACGTGAATACTACTTTGCCAAAGCTAATCAAGGCGCATCACTACAAAGTAACTTTGGCCTTGAAAATACCTCTATTGGTATTCGCTACGCGGGTAAATCAATTGGTTTATCGCTGGCCGCGTATGCTGGTTTGTCCAGCGCAGCGTTTCAAAATGGTAAGATGGTCGAAAATTTATTTACACTCGTGATGCATTGCGGTGTAATGTGGGTGCTACTTTACAGTTTAACTTATGTAATAAAAAAGATTTCGTTACCAAATATCGATACTTCGCTGGAAATTGATCATCAAGATAATATTGGTATTGCTTGTATCGAGTTTGCGGTTTTTTGTGCTGTAGGTTATTTACTTATTAGTATGTTTTCAATTTAACACCAAACTGATTAAATACAACGACTCTATATTTAATCAGTTTGTGAACACTTTACGTAAGTGTAATGGGGCTTTATGCTATTTGATGTAACCAATTATCTGTTAGTTGATATAGATAATGAGTTTAGCAGAGCATTTGCTGAGTACTCTTTTAATCATGCTCAGAGCCAATCACCCAGCGGATTAATAGCCGCTGGTAGCCATACCCGTCAGTTAGTAAAAATGATGTTTGATGAACTTATAAAAGATTACTGCTATTGCGACTTTGAAAATGAAATTAGTGTGTCAGAGCTCGCTACCTACTTGCATGATCATCATAAAATTAAAGGCGTATTATTTAATCGTGTTGATTACTTACTTGGTGATGATACACAGCGCTTTATTTATAACTCACTACACAAAAATCGCTTTTTAGTTAGCCAAGACGAAAATGGCTTTTCGTTTAGCCCAGTAACAGACCCAGGGCATTCAAATCACTTATCGTGCCATACCGATATAGCACAAGCGTCACTAAACCTAATAGAGACTGGTGAGCAATTTAATAAAAATAAATAATTGCACCTAGCTCACAGCTTACTTACCATAGCGGCATATAACGTTTATGCACTAACCAATAAGTGACACCACATGCGAGTTCCTCATATTTATCAGGCATCGAGTATTGCCTTAAACACTCCAGTTACATTAGATGACGACGCTGCAGGCCATATTGGCCGAGTATTGCGGATGAAAGTAGGCGAGCACGTGTCTATTTTTAATGGTGAAGGCGGTGAATACCTTAGTGAAATTATTGAGGTGACTAAAAAAAATGTCGTGGTTATGCCGCAACAGCTAAATACTCATGATGTAGAGTCTCCCTTAAAAATTCACTTGGGCCAATGCGTATCACGTGGCGATAAAATGGATTTTACCATTCAAAAATCGGTAGAACTTGGGATTACCGAAATCACCCCTATTTTTAGTCAGCGTTGCGGCGTTAAATTAATGGGCGATCGACTTGATAAAAAACACCAACAATGGCAAAAAATAGCCATAGCCGCCGCCGAGCAATCTGGGCGTAACTTTGTACCTGTTGTTCACCCGCCGGTAGATCTAAAGCAATGGCTTGCACAGCAAAGTGCAGCAATTAAGCTCACTTTGCATCCACGTGCCGAGCACAGTATTAAAACAATTACCGTACCCAAAGATGGCGTACGCTTTTTAGTTGGCCCTGAAGGCGGCTTTACTGATGAGGAAATGGCGCAAACAAAGCAACAAAACTTTGTAGATATTCGCTTAGGCCCGCGCGTATTACGCACCGAAACAGCAGCGTTAACTGTTTTAAGTGCATTACAGCTGCAGTTTGGCGACTTAGCTAATTGAAATAACTAAAAGTACCCACATATATATATTAATATTCATATTAAGGCACAGCGCATGGCAATTAAGTTAGGCATTATTTCAGATCCTATTAGCGGATTTAATATTAAAAAAGACACCGGTTTTGCAATGATGATGCAAGCGCAAGCACGTGGCTATGAAATTTACTATATGGAAATGGATGATCTTTCACTACGCCAAGGTCAGGCATATGCTACAGCTGCAAAAGCACAGGTTTTTGACGATCCAAACAATTGGTACCAGCTTGAACAAAAAGCCACTATTGCACTTAGCGATTTAGACGTTATTTTAATGCGTAAAGATCCCCCTTTTGATACCGAATACATATACGCAACGTATATTTTAGAGCGTGCCGAGCAAGCAGGTACGCTCATAGTTAACAAGCCACAAAGCCTGCGCGATGCAAACGAAAAGCTGTTTACAGCTTGGTTTAGCGAATACACGCCCGACACTTTAGTAACGCGCAGCCAAAAGCAAATTCGTGAGTTTTTAGCGCAGCATAAAGACATTATTTTAAAGCCGCTTGATGGCATGGGTGGCGCGTCGATTTTTAGAGTTAAAGCAGACGATGCTAACATTGGTGTAATTTGTGAAACATTAACCGAGCATGGCAGCCGCTTTGCCATGGTACAAAATTATATCCCAGAGATCACTCAAGGCGATAAGCGCGTATTGGTTGTTGATGGCGAAGTAATTCCATATTGCTTAGCGCGTATTCCACAAAACGGTGAAACACGCGGTAACTTAGCTGTAGGTGGACGCGGCGAAGCACGCCCTCTAAGTGAATCCGATTTAAAAATTGCACAAGCTGTTGCACCAACACTTAAAGAAAAAGGCCTAATTTTTGTCGGTTTAGATATTATTGGCGACAAATTAACCGAAATTAACGTGACCGCACCAACCTGTGTTAAAGAAATTGAAGCAGCGTACGATATTTCAATTACGGGTATTTTGTTTGACGCAATTGAAAAACGACTCGCTAAATAAGTTAGCGTTATTAAAAGTGCTTTCATATTGTAAGGTTTAAAATATTTATTATTTTTAAATCGTATGAAAGTGCTTATTTTGTTTTAAAAACATGGGTATGTGCCATACTAAAAATTCATTAACTAAAAAGGGTGAAATCTATGCAGTCATTAGAAAATCATTTTTTAATCGCAATGCCGTCGATGCAAGACCCTTTTTTTAAACGTGCTGTTACCTATATTTGTGAGCACAATGAAGACGGGGCTATGGGCTTGGTAATCAACCAGCCTATTAATATTACCGTAGGTGAATTACTCGATAAAATAGAAATTGATAACGACAAAACTCAGCAAGCAGCGCAAGTTAGCGTATATGCTGGCGGGCCGGTTAAAACCGACCGTGGTTTTGTACTGCACTCTCCAAAGCATGGTTACTCTGCGAGCCAAACGCTCAGCAGTGATATCATGATCACCACCTCCAAAGATGTACTCGCTTCGTTAACCACAGCACAAGCACCTGAACAATTTATTATTACTTTGGGCTACTCTGGCTGGGAACAAGGTCAATTAGAACAAGAGCTACTTGATAATAGCTGGTTGATAATTAAAGCCGATCCGAAAATTATTTTTGACACCCCCGTTGAAAAACGCTGGGAAAAAGCAGTTTCTATGCTGGGCTTTGATATAAGCCAACTCAGCCCTGAAGCTGGTCATGCTTAACAAGATAAACTTATGACAAAAAAAAACTTCAAGCCGCAAGGCCAGCGTACTGTAATGGGCTTTGACTTTGGCACCAAAAGTATTGGTATTGCTATAGGTCAAGAGCTCACTGGCAGCGCATCGAGCCTTAAAGCTGTAAAAGCACAAGATGGCATTCCTAATTGGGATGACATAGCAGTACAAGTAAACGAATGGCAACCCGATTTAATGGTGGTAGGTTTACCGCTAAATATGGATGGCACCGCCCAAGAGGTAACCTTTAAAGCTAAAAAGTTTGCTAACCGATTGCATAATCACTATGCCATACCAGTAGAAACACAAGATGAGCGCTTAACCACCGCCGATGCTAAAGCGCGCCTGTTTGAACAAGGCGGTTATAAAAACTTAGGCAAAGGCAAAGTAGATAACATGTCTGCGGTGATTATTTTAGAGAGCTTTTTTGAAACGAGTTACGGTGAGTAAAAATATTAGGTATTAGGCTTTAGGTATCAGAGCTTTTAAGCTGATACCTAAAGTCTTTAACTTAAATTAACTAATATTGCCTTTATCATCAAGGCCATCAATAGTGACCCCTTGTAAAAAGCCCGCCCCTTGCTGCTCATTGTTGCGCAGCTTTATCATTAAGCGTAAATCGTTCGCCGAATCGGCATGGTGCAACGCATCTGCATAATTGATTCGTTGCTGTTTATACAATTCAAATAAGGCCTGATCAAAGGTCTGCATGCCCATTTCTTTCGATTTAGCCATGGTTTCTTTAATACCGCCTATATCACCATTTTTAATTAGCTCTGCAACCATAGGTGAATTAAGTAATATTTCAATAGCAGCAACTCGGCCTTGCCCGTCAGATGTGGGGATCAGCTGCTGGGCAATAATAGCGCGTAAATTTAATGCTAGATCGTATTTAAGCTTATCGTGTTTTTCTTTTGGCACTAAATGCATGATCCGATCTATCGCTTGGTTAGCGTTGTTTGCATGCAAGGTAGCCACACATAAATGCCCTGTTTCTGCAAAGCTTAATGCATACTCCATGGTTTCTTGTGAGCGTATTTCGCCTATTAATATTACGTCGGGTGCTTGGCGTAACGAGCTTTTAAGTGCTGATTCAAAGCTTTCGGTATCTAGCCCTACTTCGCGTTGAGTAATAATACTTTTACGATGTTCGTGTACAAACTCAATCGGGTCTTCAATGGTTAATATATGACCGCGCTGATTACGGTTTCTATAGCCAATAAGTGCAGCAAGTGAGGTTGACTTACCCGTACCTGTTCCCCCCACAAATAGCACTAAACCACGTTTCGACATAATCACATCGGTAAGTGTAGACGGCAGCCCAAGTTCGCCAATTTCAGGTATTTTAGTAACAATACGACGAATAACCATGCCCGCTTTATCGCGCTGCCAAAATGCCGAAATACGAAAACGCCCTTCGTCAGTGGCAATCGCAAAGTTGCATTCTTTGGTTGCATGAAACTCGGCTTTTTGTTTTTCACTCATTGCCGATTCAACCAACTCAAGTGATTGCTCATCGCTGAGCGGCTCATCATCAAGTGGGGTTAATTCACCATTAATTTTAGCGCTGATAGGCAGTTGGCTTGAAACAAATAAATCAGAGCCTTTTTTATCTATCATTATTTGTAAAAAGTTATTTAAAGATAAAGCCATTAGTATTCCTTAACCACCAAACTGAGTTTTGTCTTGCGCTTTAGCTTGCGCTGCAATATTAGTAACAATGCCATGATTAACTAAATTTGTTAAACATTGATCCATCGTTTGCATGCCATGCGAAGCGCCAGTTTGAATAGACGAGTACATTTGCGCCACTTTATCTTCACGAATTAAGTTACGAATAGCAGGTACCGCAAGCATAATTTCGTGAGCAGCTACTCGCCCACCACCAATTTTTTTAAGCAGGGTTTGCGAAATTACCGCGCGTAACGATTCCGAGAGCATAGAGCGAATCATGGCTTTTTCTTCACCTGGGAATACATCTATAATACGGTCAATGGTTTTAGGTGCAGAGGTGGTGTGCAAAGTGCCAAATACTAAGTGACCGGTTTCGGCTGCTGTCATTGCCAGGCGAATGGTTTCCAGATCACGTAATTCACCAACTAATATTACATCTGGATCTTCACGAAGTGCACTGCGTAGCGCATTTTTAAAGCTATGTGTATCGCGATGTACTTCTCGCTGATTAATCAGACTTAATTTATTATCGTGGACAAATTCGATTGGATCTTCAATAGTGAGAATATGGTGATGTTTTGTTTGATTTATATAATCAACCATAGCCGCTAGTGTTGTCGACTTACCTGACCCTGTAGGCCCTGTTACTAATACTAAGCCGCGAGGGTTATCGGCAATGGTTTTAAAAATATCGGGGGCGCCTAAATCATCTAGTGTGAGCACTTCACTGGGAATAGTACGAAATACGGCTGCTGGACCACGATGAGTATTAAAGGCATTAACACGAAAACGTGCTAAATTAGGCACTTCAAATGAAAAATCCACTTCGAGATTTTGTTCGTAGTCCTTGCGCTGGTTATCGTTCATAATATCGTAAACTAAGTTGTTTACATCTTTGTCTCCTAGTGCTGGTATATTAATACGCCGCACATCGCCATCTACGCGTATCATAGGTGAAACCCCTGATGATAAATGTAAATCGGATGCTTTGTGTTGCACACTAAACGCCAATAATTCGGTAATATCCATTTATGACTCCACAACTAACTGATAAATATATGGTTACAATAGCAGAACGACTTACATCCGCCTACGCTAGAATTGCTAGCGCGGCAAAAAATGCCCAACGAAATAGTAACGAAATAACCTTACTTGCAGTATCAAAAACCAAACCAAGTGCCGATATTATTGCTGCCTACGAGCATGGCCAACGCCAATTTGGTGAGTCTTATGTTCAAGAGGCTGTAGATAAAATAGCGCAACTACACACATATAGCGATATCATTTGGCATTTCATTGGCCCTATTCAATCAAATAAAAGCGCACTAGTGGCCGCCAATTTTGCTTGGGTACAAAGTGTTGATCGGATTAAAATAGCGAAACGCTTAAACAACCAACGACCAGCCAATAAAGCCGCGCTTAATGTGCTTATTCAAGTAAATATTAGTAATGAGGAAGCTAAGTCGGGTTGCCAGCTTAATGAAGTAGCCGAACTGGCCAGCTTTATTAACCAGTGTGAGCAATTAACTTTACGCGGGCTGATGGCTATTCCGGCTAAAAGTGACGATATTACAACGCAAACTCAATATTTTAAGCAATTACAAACTTGCTTTGATAAACTACAGACCCAATATCCTCAAGTAGATACTTTGTCGATGGGGATGAGCAATGATGTTGAAGCTGCAATTAGTGCAGGCTCAACCATGGTGAGGATCGGCACAGACATTTTTGGCACACGAA includes the following:
- a CDS encoding YqgE/AlgH family protein, producing the protein MQSLENHFLIAMPSMQDPFFKRAVTYICEHNEDGAMGLVINQPINITVGELLDKIEIDNDKTQQAAQVSVYAGGPVKTDRGFVLHSPKHGYSASQTLSSDIMITTSKDVLASLTTAQAPEQFIITLGYSGWEQGQLEQELLDNSWLIIKADPKIIFDTPVEKRWEKAVSMLGFDISQLSPEAGHA
- a CDS encoding type IV pilus twitching motility protein PilT — translated: MDITELLAFSVQHKASDLHLSSGVSPMIRVDGDVRRINIPALGDKDVNNLVYDIMNDNQRKDYEQNLEVDFSFEVPNLARFRVNAFNTHRGPAAVFRTIPSEVLTLDDLGAPDIFKTIADNPRGLVLVTGPTGSGKSTTLAAMVDYINQTKHHHILTIEDPIEFVHDNKLSLINQREVHRDTHSFKNALRSALREDPDVILVGELRDLETIRLAMTAAETGHLVFGTLHTTSAPKTIDRIIDVFPGEEKAMIRSMLSESLRAVISQTLLKKIGGGRVAAHEIMLAVPAIRNLIREDKVAQMYSSIQTGASHGMQTMDQCLTNLVNHGIVTNIAAQAKAQDKTQFGG
- the glnE gene encoding bifunctional [glutamate--ammonia ligase]-adenylyl-L-tyrosine phosphorylase/[glutamate--ammonia-ligase] adenylyltransferase, which encodes MSNVKQLPIQLQKLGETRFEQLYPQQKQELALVRLLALSDFAWRCLTSQPELKNWLLCNTEIKNRVVVAPFIDLELNDIDERDCHRLLRQYREKYWLKVAFLDLCCDNPIADSIKYVSQLADNLIESANQWAYTQVAKTNGEPLNEQGQPLPLMVLGMGKLGGQELNYSSDIDLIFAYPRNIKTQGGRRSLEAQVFYTKVAQKLITALNQVTVDGQVFRVDMRLRPFGESGPLVMSFNAIEDYYQEQGRDWERYAMLKGRLIGTPNIYFNEFNQLLKPFVYRRYIDFSVIESLRKMKLMIAQEVRRKRLTNNIKLGAGGIREVEFIVQALQMVRGGREANLQTQSLLHALKELSLSQVIDDLEAKDLQKNYLYLRKVEQYLQIFDDQQTQTLPDEELNQQRLNYLLNQPDFSATLSYLEHVMGQIHNEFNHVIGEETEPLDTCEGAFISAWDHGDVSFLNDPREDWQTPLHDFKQRISKAKVGNRGRNILDKLMPVLLKQMNDFNATAETFNVICQILNKIISRTAYLELLYENPGALKQLVLLCCYSKWIGEHISLYPILLDELIDPAVLYKPTPLSAYKDEIRQYFLRIEPDDLEMQMEALRQFKQTHQLRIAAADATDVMDVMKVSDHLTALAEAIVDQAVNIAWHNCVKRFGMPPGTNDESKGFAVIAYGKTGGFEVGYDSDLDLVFVHNHDGSSQTNGVKPIDSRQFYLKLAQRLMHLFNTRTASGILYELDTRLRPEGASGLLAINLESFNHYQQTQAWTWEHQALVRARLILGQAEFVERFAQIRKNILCQPRDTKVLKDDVIKMREKMREHLATGNEQQFDLKQDVGAMTDIEFITQYLVLNYAQQFEELCVYSDNVRILTDAAKLGCITKAQKQQLIQAYINYRSRYHVLSLDQQGRRTERAQFSDDIKNVTTIWQTVFELS
- a CDS encoding PilT/PilU family type 4a pilus ATPase, which encodes MALSLNNFLQIMIDKKGSDLFVSSQLPISAKINGELTPLDDEPLSDEQSLELVESAMSEKQKAEFHATKECNFAIATDEGRFRISAFWQRDKAGMVIRRIVTKIPEIGELGLPSTLTDVIMSKRGLVLFVGGTGTGKSTSLAALIGYRNRNQRGHILTIEDPIEFVHEHRKSIITQREVGLDTESFESALKSSLRQAPDVILIGEIRSQETMEYALSFAETGHLCVATLHANNANQAIDRIMHLVPKEKHDKLKYDLALNLRAIIAQQLIPTSDGQGRVAAIEILLNSPMVAELIKNGDIGGIKETMAKSKEMGMQTFDQALFELYKQQRINYADALHHADSANDLRLMIKLRNNEQQGAGFLQGVTIDGLDDKGNIS
- the gshB gene encoding glutathione synthase; this translates as MAIKLGIISDPISGFNIKKDTGFAMMMQAQARGYEIYYMEMDDLSLRQGQAYATAAKAQVFDDPNNWYQLEQKATIALSDLDVILMRKDPPFDTEYIYATYILERAEQAGTLIVNKPQSLRDANEKLFTAWFSEYTPDTLVTRSQKQIREFLAQHKDIILKPLDGMGGASIFRVKADDANIGVICETLTEHGSRFAMVQNYIPEITQGDKRVLVVDGEVIPYCLARIPQNGETRGNLAVGGRGEARPLSESDLKIAQAVAPTLKEKGLIFVGLDIIGDKLTEINVTAPTCVKEIEAAYDISITGILFDAIEKRLAK
- the ruvX gene encoding Holliday junction resolvase RuvX, coding for MTKKNFKPQGQRTVMGFDFGTKSIGIAIGQELTGSASSLKAVKAQDGIPNWDDIAVQVNEWQPDLMVVGLPLNMDGTAQEVTFKAKKFANRLHNHYAIPVETQDERLTTADAKARLFEQGGYKNLGKGKVDNMSAVIILESFFETSYGE
- a CDS encoding toxin co-regulated pilus biosynthesis Q family protein, whose product is MWFWVKHLSLAAGLIILAVYFLLGDGPVFDFKESNNAAAQGLSRFYSSIRNKVSDEQGKFVLQLKKPEQTLDLVLAERMRIVEPIPKTWKGRVEPRRFENGSTLKKALSQYASNEGIELYWYLSKDYVVKDHFRVDSNFISTLYQVGRAINDDFENEVYTYLCHKQRAAVITELPSEFVRTNCLQLKT
- the lpxL gene encoding LpxL/LpxP family Kdo(2)-lipid IV(A) lauroyl/palmitoleoyl acyltransferase; its protein translation is MVTSSPFKISFLGPRYWLTWVGVFFLYLISWLPQKLQLAMGKQLGRLVHKYMKRRRHIAEVNIKHCFPDMSEADQQALVLKNMENTGMAMVETGMAWWWPKWRVQKAYGSIKGLEHFERIQASGKGVLMLVPHILHLEMASRVMGLKYQGLGFYRPHNNALMEYFTTNGRLRSNEYLIGRKDVKGLLKALKNKKICYYLPDQDYGRKHCEFVPFYAVPDTATTTGTLMFAASKHCETVSLVSRRDEHGKYHLEVLPELENFPSGDNRADVTRVNQRIEQAINAAPEQYMWLHRRFKTRPDENSASFY
- the rsmE gene encoding 16S rRNA (uracil(1498)-N(3))-methyltransferase, producing MRVPHIYQASSIALNTPVTLDDDAAGHIGRVLRMKVGEHVSIFNGEGGEYLSEIIEVTKKNVVVMPQQLNTHDVESPLKIHLGQCVSRGDKMDFTIQKSVELGITEITPIFSQRCGVKLMGDRLDKKHQQWQKIAIAAAEQSGRNFVPVVHPPVDLKQWLAQQSAAIKLTLHPRAEHSIKTITVPKDGVRFLVGPEGGFTDEEMAQTKQQNFVDIRLGPRVLRTETAALTVLSALQLQFGDLAN